In Candidatus Baltobacteraceae bacterium, the genomic window GTGGCTGACCCTCGCCGTAATCGCTCCGATTCCCACGCCGCTGCGGATCGCGCTAGTTGCCCTGCTGCTCTGCTGGATGCTGGGCATCGACTGGTCGCGCTTGGCGCTGGCCGCGCACTACGCGACCGACATCGTCGGCGGTACGCTCTTCGGCCTCGGATGGCTCTTCGCGACGTGGGCGGTCTTCACGCATCTGCATCTGCTCACGCACGCTCCCACGCTTGCTCGCTGAAACTCCGTCCGCGTTTCGGGGTAAGGGAACGGCATGAAGCTCTTTCGCACGCTCTTCTTAGCCCGCACCAACATCCTGCGCGTCGTGCCCCTCATGCGCGACGCCCGCGTCTCGCTCGGCCTCAAAGGCATCGCGATCGCGCTGGCACTCTTCATCATCTCACCGCTGAATATTTTAGGCGATATTCCGCTGCTCGGCTTCTTCGACGACGCCGCGCTGCTGCTGATGCTCTCCACCTGGTTCGTCAGTCAAGCGACGCGCCACATCGAACGTCGCGTCTCGCCGGTTCCCGGAAGCGCGCTCGAGACGCTTTAGCCTACGTGGTGCAGAGCGTATCGAGCGCTCTTCGCGCGACGGGGTCCTCCGGCGCACCTTGCAGGCGCGTGTAGGTCAAGATAAACGCGTGCGTCTTACCGACGGAAAAGACTTGCTCGGTGTCGACCGGGTGCGTGCCGAACGATAGGTTTGACTCCAAGAGCCAGCCGTTTTGCGTGCCGTTGCACAACTTCTCGGTGTGCGAGATCTTGACGGCTCCGCGGCCGCCCACTTGCTCTAAGCCCATCTTCGCGGCACCCGCAAATATCTCGACCGCCACCGGCGCGTCGAGCGATTCGTTCCCAAGGTTGATGTTGTCGGGCGATCCGGCCCCCTTCACCCACATCGTCGTTATCGTCACCGGCCCCAAATGCATCTCGAAGTCACGTTTGACCCAGCCCGGCGGAGGAACCAGGACGGCGCCCTGGGCGCCTGATGGCGGCACGGACGGTGCGTCGAGCGCGCGTGCGGGACCGGGACCGGCGAGCAGCGCAACGGTCAAGGCCGCCGCGATCGCGCATACCCGATGAAAGCGCACCTGGGACTCCTCGCAAGCAAAAGAGAGGCGGCTCATACCGGCCGCCGCTCTTCTTTCGCCCTCGGGGGAGTTTTTCAGCCTAGCCGCGGTAGCGCAAGAAGGCCGGGACTTCGATGTCGTCCATGTTGAGCGGAGCGACCGCTTCCATCTTGCCGTCCGAAGACGACGAGGCGAAGTTGAAGCCGTTCTGGGAGCGCGAGTAGCTGCGGCTCGAGCCGAAACCGGCGGCCAACACCGTGACGCGCACTTTGCCCGACATCTGCGGATCGATCGACGCGCCGAAGATGATCTGCGCGTCGTTATCGACGGCGCGCGCGATCATCTCGGCCGCTTCGTTGACTTCGTACATCGCCATATCCGGACCGCCGGTGATGTTGAAGATCACGCCGCGCGCACCTTCGATCGTGGTCTCGAGCAGCGGCGATGCGATCGCCTTCTGCGCGGCGTCGGCGGCGCGATGCTCGCCGGTGCCTTCGCCGATGCCCATCATCGCCGAGCCGGCGTCGCTCATGATGGTCTTTACGTCGGCGAAATCGAGATTGATCAAACCGGGCTGCGTGATCAAATCCGAAATACCTTGAATGCCCTGGCGCAAAACGTCATCGGCGAAGGCGAACGCTTCGTTGAGCGGCGTGCGTTTTTCGATGACTTGCAGGATGCGTTCGTTGGGAATCGTGATGAGCGTGTCAACCTTCGACTCCAGCTCCGCGATGCCGTGTTCCGCGAGCTGCATGCGTTTGCGTCCTTCGAACGCGAACGGTTTGGTTACGACGGCGACGGTGAGCGCGCCGGATTCGCGTGCGATCTCCGCAATGATCGGCGCCGCGCCCGTTCCGGTGCCGCCGCCCATACCCGCGGTGATAAATACGAGATCGGCGCCGTCGAGAACCATCGCGAGATCCTCGCGCGACTCTTCGGCCGCCTCGCGAGCGAGGTTCGGATTGGCGCCCGCGCCGAGACCGCG contains:
- the ftsZ gene encoding cell division protein FtsZ yields the protein MADAKRYMPDHAATIKVVGVGGGGCNAVNRMIEAGLSGVDFFAVNSDVQALRNSLTENTVQIGSGLTRGLGAGANPNLAREAAEESREDLAMVLDGADLVFITAGMGGGTGTGAAPIIAEIARESGALTVAVVTKPFAFEGRKRMQLAEHGIAELESKVDTLITIPNERILQVIEKRTPLNEAFAFADDVLRQGIQGISDLITQPGLINLDFADVKTIMSDAGSAMMGIGEGTGEHRAADAAQKAIASPLLETTIEGARGVIFNITGGPDMAMYEVNEAAEMIARAVDNDAQIIFGASIDPQMSGKVRVTVLAAGFGSSRSYSRSQNGFNFASSSSDGKMEAVAPLNMDDIEVPAFLRYRG